TCTCCAAGTACTTTGTTCAAAGTTATAGAAGTTACTGGGAACTCTACTGTTAAAGTaagttaacattttattttaaattctggttttataaataaaataaaattctttatttgctcAAATGTGGTATATAATACAGAAAATTCAGaaggtaaaatataaaaccttgAGTTTGAGCCCACTTTACACAGGAGATTTCACAATTAACACAATAAAGTAGAAAACTTTAGAAACtattctgcctcgttggtcgtgtgcgactgccgggcaagaggtctcgggttcgtttcccgagtcgggcaaagtattaccgtACTGCGTTTgattcggcttttcgaaaaattctcagaagtagcacggagtctggaattgtgcccagtatatgacaataggctcaccacctattacatgggacttacaacaaaaattgtgaaaagtgggtgtacattgtatagtggcattacatgccgtaatgtgtatctctgcctaccccttcggagataaaaggtgtgacgttgaaataaaaactattctaGACTAGAATTATCGTTAATAGGTTAACGTTTTGTTACGTATGTTTACAATTTCGATTCTAGGGTCAGACAATCTGAAAACTAGTCTACCTAAAttgtgatggtaagcaatcgccgccgcccatggacactcgaaacaccagaggcgctacaagtgcgttgccggccttttgggggttaggaatttaaggtaagtaattgggtctccggtaacctcactcacacaacgcaagcgttattttacgtcggttttctgctcggccgtggtattagTCCGggcgagccggtccattcgtgctaaaacttggctctcccacactttaaccAATGTTAACCTTACCGAGCCGCAGTTCCAGTGATCGACTGCACTGTCattataatatagtatgtcAATCGTGACCCAGTTATGTTCACAGTAGCAAATGCTACATTATTCAGATTATACATCGCCTGTCATGGCCGCTCTATCACGAAACTTTGTCATGCTATTTGTTAAGTAAACTGATttacttttatgtaataaatgattataatattggattaatcgatttattaaggcttaccaactaagatacatgcagacaatcttaaaaatatggggAAATAACAGTTAGCgtatgctcttaaattaaaggtaggctcaAGATTATTTGTAGACCCACTTTTCAAGCAATTTAAgttgtaaaaacaatttaaaaaaataaagaaattattgccatataccgggcacaattccagactccgaacTAATGAGGAATTTtcaaaaagccgaaaaaagcccagcaagacttttgcccgacctgggaatcaaacCGGATTCAGGAgccacacttgcaaccactcggccaacgaggcagttgatgaataatttatagcgaaataatctataatataaaaataagtcggttttccttcctgacgctataactccagaacgcacgaaccgatttccacggttttgcattcgttggaaaggtctcgggctccgtgaggtttatagcaaagaaaattcagtttaaatcattggtggcgaaacggagttcgcagggtttgctagtattttattattattatatatgccTTTTATTTTTCTAGGTTTACGTAGAAATGCTTATGACTGCcttattggtcgagtggttgcaagtgcgaatgccggacgaggggtctcgggttcgattcctaggtcgggcaaagtattgcttatttcaggttttcgaaaatttctcagtattagcccggagtctggaattgtgtatatggcaataagctcaccccctattacatgggacttataacacaaattgtgaaaagtgggtgtacattgtatagcggcattacgtgccgtaatgtgcacctctgcctaccccttcgggaataaaaaggcatgacattggtaaaaaaataatgacgttatgttacgaaattaaaatgttataatgcTTACGTAAGACTACCTAACTATAATAtccttattacataaaatcatGAACTAAATACCTAACCCAGCAGGTCAACCTACACCTTTTCTGTCAATTTCTTTATTCAATTCTCAACCTTATCATCTAGATATacttaaagttgaaaatccaatgGCAAATATAGACAGATTAGTGTAGGTTATCATGCTGTTGTCTGGTTATGAGTCGGTAAAGCTGTTGACGTGTCGAATGGTTCAATAGTGCAAGGCACGGCGTGACACGACCCGGTCACCGCCAGGCCGCGCTAACTGTGCCACGCAGCTTGCTGTAATATGAATATGCATATGTATATCACGCTGTTGTTTGAAGGGTGTAAGGGAGAGATATAATAGAAAATTCGGGAGATTTAATGTGTTTTAAGtaggaaggggtaggcagaggtgcacattacggcacgtaatgccgctatacaatgtacacccacttttcaccattcgtgttataagtcccatgtaataggggttaaccaattgccatgtactgggtacaatttcagacttcgtgctacccgggaatcgaatccgagacctaTTGtgcggcagtcgcatttgcgaccactcttttaacgaggcagtcaaagaaATGACATGAATTAAACTAATCTTGTGTCTTTATCCCCAGGCCCTAACACAGGACACCCTGACTCTTCCGGTGGGTATAGCCATATCAGTCGCCGTATTCGCTATTCAATGTACAAATCAGTTGTCAATTTGGGATTCCGTAAGTGCTATGTACATAGAGGTCAGCCGTttttattgccatacactgggcacaattccagaatccgacctactactgagaaattttctaccgaaaaaccgaaaacagctcattaatactttgcccgacccgggaatcgaacccgagacctcttgcgtGGCAGTCAAtacacttgcgaccattcgaccaacgaggcagtcaaagaaATGACATGAATTAAACTAATCTTGTGTCTTTATCCCCAGGCCCTAACACAGGACACCCTGACTCTTCCAGTGGGTATAGCCATCACATCAGTCGCCGTATTCTTATTCTTCATCAGTTTCATGGGATTCCGTGGAGCCATGACAAGGTCAccgtttttattgtttatggtaaGTTCAAATCCTTTTATggtatactagcgacccgccccagcttcgcatgggtgcaatggtgatatattatgcatgtattatacatataaaccttcctcttgaatcactctatctattaaaaaaaccgcatcaaaatccgttgcgtagttttaaagatttaagtatacaaaggggcatagggacagagaaagcgactttgttttatactatgtagtgaagccggtatacgagcagatggatcacctgatggtaagcaatcgttgccgcccatggacacttgaaacactagaggcgttataagtgcgttgccggccttttggggttaaggATTTTAATGTTGTTGCGGAATCGGCGATTAGCAAGAtttggaagggggtaattgggcctccggtaacttcactcacacaacgaaacacaacgcaagcgttgtttcacgtccatTCTCTGTttggctgtggtatcactccggtcgagcagacACTGCCGTGCccaagtatggctctcccacacttatactacttatatgtattaaaatctgtgctatttctgatatttttcgaaaaaacctCTATATTAATATGCTCCACCCCAGAGCGACTCCCTTTTTCCACTTTAACTAATAATATCTCCTGATGCTGTGTTCCAGTACTCGGCGCTGGTGCTGCTACTCTTGCTACTGGAGTGCGCACTGCTCTACTACTTCTCTAGCAATCTGGTTGAAGTAAGTCAAAAAATAACTTCATCATCATTTTGTGTCTGAAAATAgatgtcatccaatgactctcgccttgggcgaggaagTGATGGATaagtttggtttccaccaatcatattcattggtacacacagctAAGTACCGGTGGAAACGGATTAAGCTAAGCTATGTCatttatatggaaagttgcgtgctatggatgtcttCCCTACTACCGATAAGAATTTTATTGAGAATTGAGAATtgacattgcatactcgagctgcacatcttcctcgcacaactacatggctcagtatcagtggaaatagtCACATAGGTACAGCATAGCTATTAAATCTTCGtggcatagttacatagcacatcgtAGATACGTGAAACggttccactgatattaagttatgtagctgtgcgagaaagatgcgcagctcgagtacaCGATGTATCTATAGCAGGGAATCACCcacccatagcacacatccgtagcaagcatccataacacgcatacttccaaataaaaaacagcttagctgtgtccgtttccaccagtgctatgttatgtgtactaatgaatatgattggtggaaaagcaccctaatttTAGATAAAGACTTGACTAACTTAAAAATCACTTTTAGTAGTAGCTAAGTTGGATGACAATGTAATTATTGTAAGCAAAGGTTGTTgaaatgatgtttttattttgcagaAAGGACTACACAAAGACGATGGGTTATGGACCCACGCTATGAGGCTCGCATTCCGATGCTGTGAACACAAGTAAGTATCTAAGTGTCCTtacacaatagggtagatgaataattcttatttcaatgtccgtcttgtagattattctaacacacgcgtgacgtcacttttaggaactttttatgtaatgacgcattagctcccactcctaaactacGTAGAAATGACGGATTTGCACcctcttatatgacaaaattaaaattatgtgtctaatattttttgttacctaactgacggactaaatagaattttaattttcataccccgtcatcattctcTATTAATGTGGATGAAAATAAGTACCTCACctcagaaataataaaaatctgtttatttgcGGTATGATGCTTGCACTACGTGATAACTTAGCAGCTAGCTtaattgacagacagactgacaaacaaTTATATTTGACGTTTCAGAAGTGCcaaatttaggattaattgaaataaatccgctgactttgagtttgacttagaaaataattattctagtTAATACCTTTaatttatagataatattatttcccACAGCACTTCAATACCAGAGACCAGAAAGCCTCCATGGTCCTGCTGTGGACCGGACACGTACCCAGACAATTGTACCACTTCTCTAATGTACCAGAAGGTAAGACTGACACACCATTCGTCTTTAGAGAACTGCAGTGAGTAAAGTTCTAAGACTTtacactagtaacgcctctagtgtttcggatgtccatgggcagcggcgattgcttaccatcaggtaatccgtctgttcgtttttGACGATTGGGCTTCTCCCAGCTATGCAGTTCTTATGTgcttttaagtctttgactgccaatagaaaactgttgaaggcaaatcctccgctaacgtcggtcaccggtgaccaccacggcattcAGCTTAAGTGATTAATTTTGTCTCCTGTATTAAATTCACCGATTTCTTTGCCAAGACTGACATtaatttccctgggacgcgccagacttcagtgttccggtgttttcatggttgtatctactgtagcagcggttttgggaggatgtggcgggctggtcctataaaaaaaaagttacacatgttttttttatttttgatgggtcgacgtttggccgctatctcgcctgatggtaagtgatgatgcggcctacgatggagcacgtctgcccataaccaacctattcactcgggctttgaagacacccaggttatacccatcaggaaacacagactccggcaaggagttccactccctagcagttcgcataaggaagcttgaagcgaagcgcttcgtgcgagtgggtgggatatctaccatgaagcggtggcgcttcgccgattgtcttgtggttcgatgatggaaaagCAATTCccctgcacactctccgaaatgtatccggtaaaaaatatgtattctgGTATCGTCATGTGCTAATGTCTTTATTCCAGGATTGCCATGCATCAATAGTAAGCTGGTTGGACCGATACCAGCTGCCGATGTACACGTCACTGGCAGTGTTTCACGTTGTCATGGCAACCTGTGCCATCATACGACGATCAAGTTCTACTTCGCAGCCTTTTAGCTAGCGGTCGCAGCGGCGCGTTAGCGGTGAGTTTCTTTCTtcaggcagttgtcccaccaacggcgagtgaacgactaactatcggctattttctcgctcaagaaacgtacaatagatatactttccgtgtaaacaaaagagatgcttttgttttcactcgtttctagttctagctctactcgatactcgttcatcgttgccggtgggacaactgccttactgGAGTAAGTTGGTCTTGCGATTTTCTATTGGTGATTGCTGCTGATTATGAT
This is a stretch of genomic DNA from Spodoptera frugiperda isolate SF20-4 chromosome 24, AGI-APGP_CSIRO_Sfru_2.0, whole genome shotgun sequence. It encodes these proteins:
- the LOC118278375 gene encoding uncharacterized protein LOC118278375; translated protein: MDKSTSKASKIAAWILMTINAIFMVICLLFVALGLWILSSPSTLFKVIEVTGNSTVKALTQDTLTLPVGIAITSVAVFLFFISFMGFRGAMTRSPFLLFMYSALVLLLLLLECALLYYFSSNLVEKGLHKDDGLWTHAMRLAFRCCEHNTSIPETRKPPWSCCGPDTYPDNCTTSLMYQKDCHASIVSWLDRYQLPMYTSLAVFHVVMATCAIIRRSSSTSQPFS